Proteins encoded in a region of the Flavobacteriales bacterium genome:
- a CDS encoding NUDIX hydrolase, whose translation MAQSYKVFIGGSVLEFGNDSEFGSVFNRQLTDPSLEMWPEIIAQLEAGSLHVLVSGNVAFNWDHFSGHYKLIEAAGGLVQNEADEWLFIHRNGMWDLPKGKLEKGETIEKCAVREVAEECGIEEPSITEALSPTFHTYSLGAERILKKTHWYLMKSQSNAALIPQTEEGITEVKWVDPTKAKALAEASFGSIRQVVKEGFRL comes from the coding sequence ATGGCGCAAAGCTATAAAGTTTTCATAGGCGGTTCGGTTTTGGAGTTCGGAAACGACTCCGAATTCGGCTCAGTTTTCAACAGGCAATTGACCGATCCATCACTAGAAATGTGGCCAGAGATCATTGCACAGTTGGAAGCCGGTTCGCTGCATGTTCTCGTTTCGGGTAACGTTGCATTCAATTGGGATCATTTTTCTGGGCATTACAAATTGATTGAAGCTGCTGGCGGATTGGTGCAGAATGAAGCTGACGAATGGCTTTTCATCCATCGGAATGGAATGTGGGACCTTCCCAAAGGCAAACTGGAAAAAGGCGAAACAATAGAAAAGTGCGCGGTGCGCGAAGTGGCAGAAGAATGCGGCATCGAAGAACCGAGCATAACCGAGGCCCTTTCGCCTACATTTCACACCTACTCCTTAGGTGCCGAGCGTATCCTGAAGAAAACGCATTGGTATTTAATGAAAAGCCAAAGCAATGCCGCATTGATCCCTCAAACGGAAGAAGGAATAACAGAAGTGAAATGGGTCGATCCGACCAAGGCCAAAGCACTGGCCGAAGCGAGTTTTGGCTCCATTCGGCAAGTAGTGAAAGAAGGTTTTCGACTCTAG
- a CDS encoding biotin--[acetyl-CoA-carboxylase] ligase — translation MTKTLFIGQSTIRLNSVDSTNNYARALVRDKMPMEGTVIVAEEQTAGRGQRFNSWVTEPHLNLTCSYILKPVFLAAKDQFILSAAVALAVRATVANCVNDQEVTIKWPNDILVGSKKIAGILIENMLRGSQLETSIVGIGLNVKQTTFPDGLNATSLRLLSDSALEIEWVMEILHEQLERFYLQIRQGNLETVLTEMNRVLFGGGEERQLSVNGADELVRIIGVQQSGELELEHADGSRTLHQHHEIGWYLS, via the coding sequence TTGACCAAAACCCTCTTCATAGGACAAAGCACAATTCGCTTGAATTCGGTCGACTCAACCAACAACTATGCCCGTGCCCTGGTTCGCGACAAAATGCCGATGGAAGGCACGGTTATCGTTGCAGAGGAGCAAACAGCAGGTAGAGGACAAAGGTTCAATTCGTGGGTAACAGAGCCACATTTGAACTTAACATGCAGCTATATTCTTAAGCCTGTCTTTTTGGCAGCAAAAGACCAGTTCATATTGAGTGCCGCTGTTGCATTGGCAGTGCGTGCCACGGTTGCCAATTGCGTCAACGACCAAGAAGTGACTATCAAATGGCCAAATGACATTCTGGTCGGGTCTAAAAAGATTGCGGGAATTCTTATAGAGAACATGCTTCGCGGAAGCCAATTGGAGACAAGCATTGTGGGAATCGGTCTCAACGTGAAGCAAACAACATTTCCCGATGGATTGAATGCCACTTCGCTAAGGCTTTTATCCGATTCGGCACTCGAAATTGAATGGGTGATGGAAATCCTCCACGAACAACTGGAACGGTTTTACCTGCAAATTCGACAAGGAAACCTTGAAACGGTGCTTACTGAAATGAACCGTGTGCTTTTCGGTGGTGGAGAAGAACGACAACTTTCGGTGAATGGCGCGGATGAATTGGTAAGAATTATTGGCGTGCAACAGTCTGGCGAACTGGAGTTGGAACACGCTGATGGAAGCCGTACGCTTCATCAACATCACGAGATCGGCTGGTATCTGTCGTAA
- the pyrE gene encoding orotate phosphoribosyltransferase → MAAKVANELLRIKAVKLQPNAPFTWASGWKSPIYCDNRKTLSFPDVRKLIAQGLAQGVKEKFADAEVVAGVATGAIAIGMMVAEELGLPFVYVRPKPKEHGLGNQIEGYLPENSKVVVIEDLISTGGSSLKAVDALRETSSTVLGMVAIFTYGFATADENFEAANCKIYTLSNYSELVKLAVNSGYVSESDLEQLTEWRKEPSVWKA, encoded by the coding sequence TTGGCCGCCAAGGTAGCTAATGAACTGCTTCGCATCAAAGCTGTAAAACTGCAACCGAATGCCCCATTCACCTGGGCTTCGGGTTGGAAGTCGCCCATCTATTGCGATAATCGAAAAACACTGTCGTTTCCTGATGTGCGAAAGTTGATTGCGCAAGGTTTGGCCCAAGGCGTGAAAGAGAAATTTGCCGATGCCGAAGTGGTTGCTGGCGTTGCTACTGGCGCCATTGCCATTGGAATGATGGTAGCAGAAGAGTTGGGACTTCCGTTCGTGTATGTCCGCCCAAAGCCGAAAGAGCACGGTCTGGGAAATCAGATTGAAGGTTACTTGCCCGAGAATAGCAAAGTGGTGGTGATTGAAGACCTGATCTCTACCGGAGGAAGCAGCCTGAAAGCGGTGGATGCATTGCGCGAAACGAGCTCAACAGTTCTAGGAATGGTGGCTATTTTCACCTACGGATTCGCAACTGCCGATGAAAATTTTGAAGCTGCTAACTGCAAGATCTACACGCTTTCCAATTATTCGGAACTGGTGAAGTTGGCGGTGAATTCAGGTTACGTTTCAGAATCAGATCTGGAGCAATTGACCGAATGGCGGAAAGAGCCTTCGGTTTGGAAGGCGTAG
- the rsfS gene encoding ribosome silencing factor, with amino-acid sequence MKKISRKAETELLVKEIINGLQEKKGKHIVSLDLRKIENAVTEFYVVCSGDSNTHVNALAGSVEEEVRKALKDKPWHIEGTSNAEWVLLDYVNVVVHIFQRGIRDHYNIEGLWADAVTKEYDEVA; translated from the coding sequence ATGAAGAAAATATCCCGCAAGGCGGAAACTGAACTGCTCGTTAAAGAAATCATTAACGGACTCCAAGAGAAAAAGGGGAAACACATAGTAAGTCTTGACCTAAGAAAAATTGAGAATGCTGTGACAGAATTTTACGTTGTCTGTAGCGGAGATTCCAACACACACGTGAACGCCTTGGCCGGAAGTGTGGAAGAAGAGGTGAGAAAAGCACTGAAAGATAAGCCTTGGCACATTGAGGGAACAAGTAATGCCGAATGGGTGTTACTCGATTACGTGAATGTGGTTGTCCACATTTTTCAGCGTGGAATAAGAGATCATTACAATATAGAAGGTCTGTGGGCCGATGCGGTAACTAAAGAGTACGATGAAGTGGCCTAG